CCAGCGGCCGCACACCTCCCGGACGAACCCCCGCCCAGCGGCGGCCGCGGTCGGCACCGGCCCGAGCTCCAGCACCATGCGCCCCTGGCGGCTGGACTGCTGCATCCGCATCGTGCCTTCCGTCCCGCCGTCGGACAGAACAAGCATCCTACGCGGCGGTGCTCCTGCCAAGAGAACTGCTGGCCGGCCCGGCTCTAGGACCCCGGGCGCGGCCTGGCCGGTCGGCTCCGGACCGTCGCCGCCGCCGGCTTCGGCCGGGGGCGGAGGAAGGCCGACAGCCGCGCCCCGAACAGGTGCCCGCCGGCCAGCGACAGGATGGCGGGCAGCAACGTGATGGCCGCCACCACCGCCGTGAGCACGGCCACGGCGCTGGCGTAGCCGAGCGACGCCACCAGGGGATGC
The genomic region above belongs to Actinomycetota bacterium and contains:
- a CDS encoding MMPL family transporter; the protein is HPLVASLGYASAVAVLTAVVAAITLLPAILSLAGGHLFGARLSAFLRPRPKPAAATVRSRPARPRPGS